A genomic window from Prunus persica cultivar Lovell chromosome G2, Prunus_persica_NCBIv2, whole genome shotgun sequence includes:
- the LOC18787697 gene encoding pentatricopeptide repeat-containing protein At1g11290, chloroplastic, with translation MSSQLLHYTALLPITNSITPPPLTPSRARPPISAPQFQAFHTLSQRTHIPSHVYTHPAAILLELCTSIKELNQIIPLIIKNGLYNEHLFQTKLVSLFCNYGSPSEAFRVFETVEDKLEVFYHTLLKGYAKNSSLGDAMSFFCRMKSDGVRPVVYNFTYLLKVCGDNADLRRGKEIHAHLISSGFATNLFAMTAVVNMYAKCRQINEAYKMFDRMPERDLVSWNTIIAGYAQNGLAKIALELVIRMQEEGQKPDSITLVTLLPAVADYGSLIIGKSIHAYVLRASFESLVNISTALLDMYSKCGSVGTARLIFNRMKQKTAVSWNSMIDGYVQNEDAEEAMEIFQKMLDEGFQPTNVTIMEALHACADLGDLERGKFVHKLVDQLKLGSDVSVMNSLMSMYSKCKRVDIAAKIFKNLLGKTLVSWNTMILGYAQNGRVSEALSHFCQMQSQNMKPDSFTMVSVIPALAELSVTRQAKWIHGLVIRTCFDKNIFVMTALVDMYAKCGAVHTARKLFDMMDERHVTTWNAMIDGYGTNGLGKAAVDLFNEMEKGTIKPNDITFLCVISACSHSGLVEEGLQYFASMKEDYGLEPAMDHYGAMVDLLGRAGQLSEAWDFIQKMPMEPGITVFGAMLGACRTHKNVELGERAADKIFELNPVEGGYHVLLANIYSTASLWDKVAKVRKMMEMKGLQKTPGCSLVDLRNEVHTFYSGSTSHPQSKRIYTFLETLGDEIKAAGYVPDTNSIHDVEADVKEQLLNSHSEKLAIAFGLLNTTPGTTIHIRKNLRVCGDCHNATKYISLVTGREIIVRDMHRFHHFKNGTCSCGDYW, from the coding sequence ATGAGCTCACAGCTCTTGCACTACACAGCTCTGCTCCCCATAACCAACTCCATAACACCCCCACCACTAACTCCCTCTAGAGCTCGCCCTCCAATCTCAGCCCCACAATTCCAAGCCTTTCACACCCTTTCCCAAAGAACCCACATTCCTTCTCATGTCTACACGCACCCTGCAGCCATTCTCCTTGAGCTCTGCACTTCCATAAAAGAGCTCAACCAAATCATCCCTCTCATTATCAAGAACGGCCTCTACAATGAGCACTTGTTCCAGACCAAGCTCGTCAGCTTGTTCTGCAATTATGGCAGCCCAAGTGAGGCTTTTCGGGTTTTCGAGACCGTTGAGGATAAACTTGAGGTTTTTTACCACACTCTGCTAAAAGGGTATGCCAAGAACTCGTCTTTAGGTGACGCCATGTCTTTCTTTTGCCGAATGAAGTCTGATGGTGTTAGACCAGTTGTGTATAATTTTACCTATTTGTTGAAAGTTTGTGGGGATAATGCTGATCTTAGGAGGGGGAAGGAGATTCACGCGCATCTAATAAGTAGTGGGTTTGCCACGAATTTGTTTGCGATGACAGCGGTTGTGAATATGTATGCTAAGTGTAGGCAGATTAATGAGGCATATAAGATGTTCGATAGAATGCCTGAGAGGGACTTGGTTTCTTGGAATACGATTATTGCTGGTTATGCACAAAATGGGTTGGCCAAGATAGCTTTGGAGTTGGTTATAAGAATGCAGGAGGAAGGCCAGAAGCCTGATTCGATTACTTTGGTCACTCTATTACCTGCTGTTGCAGATTATGGGTCTTTGATAATTGGAAAGTCAATTCATGCGTATGTTCTAAGAGCCAGTTTTGAATCACTTGTAAACATTTCTACGGCTCTTCTAGACATGTATTCGAAATGTGGATCAGTAGGGACTGCTCGGTTGATTTTCAATAGGATGAAACAAAAGACTGCCGTTTCGTGGAATTCCATGATAGACGGGTATGTACAAAATGAAGATGCAGAGGAGGCAATGGAGATTTTCCAGAAGATGTTGGATGAAGGCTTTCAACCAACCAACGTTACTATAATGGAAGCTTTACATGCTTGTGCTGATTTGGGGGATCTTGAACGGGGAAAGTTCGTACATAAATTAGTGGATCAGCTGAAACTTGGATCTGATGTGTCAGTAATGAACTCTTTGATGTCCATGTATTCCAAGTGTAAGAGAGTTGATATTGCTGCAAAGATATTTAAAAACTTGCTAGGTAAAACCCTTGTGTCATGGAATACCATGATATTAGGTTATGCACAGAATGGACGCGTCAGTGAGGCTTTAAGTCACTTTTGTCAGATGCAATCTCAAAATATGAAACCAGATTCATTTACCATGGTGAGTGTTATTCCTGCTCTTGCGGAGTTATCAGTTACACGACAGGCTAAGTGGATTCATGGACTTGTTATAAGAACATGTTTTGACAAAAACATTTTTGTGATGACTGCTCTTGTTGACATGTATGCAAAATGTGGAGCTGTCCATACTGCCAGAAAACTTTTTGACATGATGGATGAGCGGCATGTGACAACATGGAACGCTATGATCGATGGATATGGAACAAATGGGTTGGGAAAAGCTGCTGTAGATCTGTTCAATGAAATGGAAAAAGGAACAATAAAGCCAAATGATATTACATTCCTGTGTGTGATCTCTGCTTGCAGTCACTCAGGTTTAGTAGAAGAGGGTCTCCAATACTTTGCAAGCATGAAAGAAGATTATGGCTTGGAGCCTGCAATGGATCACTATGGGGCCATGGTTGATCTTCTTGGTCGAGCTGGCCAGCTAAGTGAGGCTTGGGATTTTATTCAAAAGATGCCTATGGAGCCTGGTATTACTGTCTTCGGTGCAATGTTGGGGGCTTGCAGAACTCATAAAAATGTTGAGTTGGGTGAAAGGGCAGCAGACAAGATATTTGAGTTAAATCCTGTTGAAGGTGGGTACCATGTTTTGCTTGCTAACATATATTCCACAGCTTCATTGTGGGACAAAGTTGCTAAAGTGCGAAAAATGATGGAGATGAAAGGGCTTCAGAAAACTCCAGGCTGCAGTTTAGTGGATTTAAGGAATGAGGTTCACACTTTCTACTCTGGAAGCACAAGCCATCCCCAATCCAAAAGGATTTATACTTTTCTGGAGACTCTGGGAGATGAGATCAAGGCTGCCGGTTATGTGCCCGACACCAATTCAATTCATGATGTGGAAGCTGATGTTAAGGAGCAGTTACTCAATAGCCACAGTGAGAAGCTGGCTATTGCATTTGGACTCTTGAATACTACTCCTGGTACAACCATACACATTCGGAAGAATCTACGAGTTTGTGGTGATTGCCATAACGCAACCAAGTACATATCACTTGTAACTGGACGGGAGATCATAGTGCGTGATATGCATCGGTTCCATCATTTCAAGAATGGAACCTGTTCTTGTGGTGATTATTGGTGA
- the LOC18786199 gene encoding nascent polypeptide-associated complex subunit alpha-like protein 1: MTAQTQEELLAAHLEQQAIDPDQPTVEEEDDDDDDDEDDDDDKDDDEAEGQQDGEASGRSKQSRSEKKSRKAMLKLGMKPIPGVSRVTVKKSKNILFVISKPDVFKSPTSDTYVIFGEAKIEDLSSQLQTQAAEQFKAPDLSHVISKPETSTLAQDDEDVDETGVEPKDIELVMTQAGVSRSKAVKALKAADGDIVSAIMELTN, encoded by the exons ATGACTGCTCAGACCCAGGAAGAGCTCCTCGCTGCCCATCTCGAACAGCAAGCCATCGAT CCTGATCAGCCAACAgttgaagaggaagatgatgacgacgacgacgacgaagaTGACGATGATGACAAGGACGATGATGAAGCCGAGG GACAACAAGATGGAGAGGCAAGTGGGAGGTCAAAGCAAAGcagaagtgaaaagaaaagccGCAAAGCAATGTTGAAGCTTGGAATGAAGCCCATTCCAGGTGTTAGCCGGGTTACAGTCAAAAAGAGCAAGAAT ATCTTGTTTGTGATATCCAAACCGGATGTTTTCAAGAGTCCAACTTCAGATACATATGTTATCTTTGGTGAGGCAAAGATTGAGGACTTGAGCTCGCAACTACAGACTCAGGCTGCTGAGCAGTTTAAGGCTCCTGATCTCAGTCATGTGATCTCCAAACCTGAGACCTCGACCCTTGCTCAGGATGATGAAGATGTAGATGAGACTGGAGTGGAGCCCAAGGACATTGAGTTGGTGATGACACAGGCAGGAGTATCAAGATCAAAGGCTGTAAAGGCACTGAAGGCTGCAGATGGAGACATAGTTTCTGCAATTATGGAGCTTACCAACTGA
- the LOC18785013 gene encoding uncharacterized protein LOC18785013 codes for MANTALRNLLSLVQKRLLATLPTPTAALCSSFTVEYLVKSCGLPLESAISASKKLQIDKKQTHRIDSMLKFLKSNGFDDAQIAKLITKRPTILHYKVLSNLEPKFNFLIENGFVGQNLPELVLLNPVILTRSLDSHIKPAVQFLKKLLSTNDMLAAAKRSSWLLNMDSVGTIQPNVALLQSEGVPLDVITKMILFQPRTVMQNVDRMAYAVRTIKDLGIDPTGPMFVRAVRVMISMKESTWKRKIEFFKSYGWSEDVVLSVFKRQPFCLACSEEKLGRVMDFFLNTVKLEPETMIANPMLLMHGFEKTVLPRYNVFKILVSKELINRDNKRLCWLITQSERRFLDYYVLKYLNEVPDLLEIYHSSKEETIEIP; via the coding sequence ATGGCTAACACTGCCCTCAGAAATCTGCTTTCTTTAGTACAAAAACGCCTTCTTGCAACATTACCAACGCCTACAGCTGCATTATGTTCATCTTTTACAGTTGAGTACCTGGTGAAGTCATGCGGGCTTCCTTTAGAATCTGCAATCTCAGCCTCCAAGAAGCTCCAGATTGATAAGAAGCAAACACATCGGATAGATTCTATGCTCAAATTCTTGAAATCTAACGGATTTGATGATGCCCAAATCGCCAAATTGATCACCAAGCGCCCCACAATCCTCCATTACAAGGTACTCAGCAATCTGGAGCCCAAATTCAACTTTCTCATTGAAAATGGCTTTGTGGGTCAGAATCTGCCAGAGCTCGTTTTATTGAATCCAGTCATTTTGACTCGGAGTTTGGATTCTCACATAAAACCAGCAGTTCAATTTCTCAAGAAATTGCTTTCAACCAATGATATGTTGGCGGCGGCCAAGCGCTCTTCATGGCTGTTAAACATGGATAGTGTGGGTACAATTCAACCCAATGTGGCCCTTTTGCAGAGTGAAGGTGTTCCCTTAGATGTTATAACAAAAATGATATTGTTTCAGCCAAGGACTGTAATGCAAAATGTTGACAGAATGGCTTATGCAGTTAGAACAATAAAAGATTTGGGCATTGACCCGACTGGTCCGATGTTTGTCCGGGCTGTTCGAGTTATGATCTCTATGAAAGAGTCAAcatggaaaaggaaaattgaattttttaagaGTTACGGGTGGTCTGAAGATGTTGTTCTGTCAGTTTTTAAGCGCCAACCATTTTGTTTAGCTTGTTCGGAGGAGAAACTTGGGAGAGTCATGGATTTCTTTCTGAACACTGTGAAGTTGGAACCGGAGACTATGATTGCCAATCCCATGCTTCTTATGCATGGTTTTGAGAAAACAGTTCTACCAAGGTATAATGTTTTCAAGATTTTGGTTTCTAAGGAGCTGATTAATAGGGACAACAAGAGGCTGTGTTGGTTGATCACACAAAGTGAGAGGAGATTTTTGGATTATTATGTTCTTAAGTATTTGAATGAAGTCCCAGACCTACTGGAGATATACCATAGTTCTAAGGAAGAGACAATAGAGATTCCTTAG
- the LOC18787701 gene encoding SAC3 family protein C isoform X3 has protein sequence MERRGRGRLQPRNVSSRESTVSRTNRFASKPNSTPKSSSRVASGGEKAQNDGVDDPSDLPAIVGTCPLMCPERERAQRERLRDLAVFERLNGNPAQSSPDLAVKKFFRTISTKQVEASDVRPLPVLEDTLNYLLNFFDSREYPFEVVHDFLFDRTRSIRQDLSMQNIVNNKVIRMYEKMVKFHVICLHKLQRCSSQNTSSMNYLNKEQLAKTLTSLFNLYDANRDSNSTYENEAEFCSFYVLLHLGSNSQPMGESLSWWFRNVPSTLMKTKEICFSRKILRFFRIGNYNCFLSTIAAEASYLQYCILEPYVNEVINAQILSKASGTLKPKRK, from the exons ATGGAGAGGCGAGGGCGTGGTCGTCTTCAACCTCGAAACGTTTCTTCTCGAGAATCAACGGTTTCTCGCACGAACAGGTTCGCTTCGAAACCCAACTCGACTCCCAAGTCCTCGAGCAGAGTTGCAAGTGGCGGTGAAAAAGCACAAAACGACGGCGTGGATGACCCTTCCGACCTTCCCGCCATTGTGGGTACTTGCCCTTTGATGTGCCCAG aaagagagagagctcagCGAGAGCGGCTTCGAGATTTAGCAGTGTTTGAGAGGCTAAATGGAAATCCAGCTCAATCATCTCCAGACCTTGCCGTTAAAAAG TTTTTCAGAACTATATCCACCAAACAAGTTGAAGCATCAGATGTCCGGCCGCTCCCTGTGTTGGAAGACACTTTAAATTatcttttaaacttttttgaTTCTAGAGAATATCCCTTTGAAGTGGTTCATGACTTCCTCTTTGATCGAACAAGGTCGATAAGGCAAGATCTTAGTATGCAGAATATTGTCAACAATAAAGTAATCCGCATGTATGAGAAAATG GTCAAATTTCATGTGATATGTCTTCACAAGCTTCAGCGTTGTAGCAGTCAAAATACTTCTTCCATGAATTACCTTAACAAGGAGCAGCTTGCAAAGACACTGACATCTCTATTTAATCTGTATGATGCAAATCGAGATTCCAATTCTACATATGAAAATGAAGCTGAGTTTTGTTCGTTTTATGTGCTACTTCATCTTGGTTCTAACAGCCAACCAATG GGGGAGTCACTTTCTTGGTGGTTTCGTAATGTTCCTTCCACGTTGATGAAAACTAAGGAAATTTGCTTTTCTCGAAAGATTTTACG ATTTTTCCGGATAGGCAACTATAATTGTTTCCTAAGCACTATAGCAGCTGAGGCATCTTATCTTCAATACTGCATTCTTGAACCTTATGTCAATGAG
- the LOC18787701 gene encoding SAC3 family protein C isoform X2: MERRGRGRLQPRNVSSRESTVSRTNRFASKPNSTPKSSSRVASGGEKAQNDGVDDPSDLPAIVGTCPLMCPERERAQRERLRDLAVFERLNGNPAQSSPDLAVKKFFRTISTKQVEASDVRPLPVLEDTLNYLLNFFDSREYPFEVVHDFLFDRTRSIRQDLSMQNIVNNKVIRMYEKMVKFHVICLHKLQRCSSQNTSSMNYLNKEQLAKTLTSLFNLYDANRDSNSTYENEAEFCSFYVLLHLGSNSQPMGESLSWWFRNVPSTLMKTKEICFSRKILRFFRIGNYNCFLSTIAAEASYLQYCILEPYVNEVINAQILSKARIWPSYHLLSSRLGKRASRPTVP; this comes from the exons ATGGAGAGGCGAGGGCGTGGTCGTCTTCAACCTCGAAACGTTTCTTCTCGAGAATCAACGGTTTCTCGCACGAACAGGTTCGCTTCGAAACCCAACTCGACTCCCAAGTCCTCGAGCAGAGTTGCAAGTGGCGGTGAAAAAGCACAAAACGACGGCGTGGATGACCCTTCCGACCTTCCCGCCATTGTGGGTACTTGCCCTTTGATGTGCCCAG aaagagagagagctcagCGAGAGCGGCTTCGAGATTTAGCAGTGTTTGAGAGGCTAAATGGAAATCCAGCTCAATCATCTCCAGACCTTGCCGTTAAAAAG TTTTTCAGAACTATATCCACCAAACAAGTTGAAGCATCAGATGTCCGGCCGCTCCCTGTGTTGGAAGACACTTTAAATTatcttttaaacttttttgaTTCTAGAGAATATCCCTTTGAAGTGGTTCATGACTTCCTCTTTGATCGAACAAGGTCGATAAGGCAAGATCTTAGTATGCAGAATATTGTCAACAATAAAGTAATCCGCATGTATGAGAAAATG GTCAAATTTCATGTGATATGTCTTCACAAGCTTCAGCGTTGTAGCAGTCAAAATACTTCTTCCATGAATTACCTTAACAAGGAGCAGCTTGCAAAGACACTGACATCTCTATTTAATCTGTATGATGCAAATCGAGATTCCAATTCTACATATGAAAATGAAGCTGAGTTTTGTTCGTTTTATGTGCTACTTCATCTTGGTTCTAACAGCCAACCAATG GGGGAGTCACTTTCTTGGTGGTTTCGTAATGTTCCTTCCACGTTGATGAAAACTAAGGAAATTTGCTTTTCTCGAAAGATTTTACG ATTTTTCCGGATAGGCAACTATAATTGTTTCCTAAGCACTATAGCAGCTGAGGCATCTTATCTTCAATACTGCATTCTTGAACCTTATGTCAATGAG
- the LOC18787701 gene encoding SAC3 family protein C isoform X1: MERRGRGRLQPRNVSSRESTVSRTNRFASKPNSTPKSSSRVASGGEKAQNDGVDDPSDLPAIVGTCPLMCPERERAQRERLRDLAVFERLNGNPAQSSPDLAVKKFFRTISTKQVEASDVRPLPVLEDTLNYLLNFFDSREYPFEVVHDFLFDRTRSIRQDLSMQNIVNNKVIRMYEKMVKFHVICLHKLQRCSSQNTSSMNYLNKEQLAKTLTSLFNLYDANRDSNSTYENEAEFCSFYVLLHLGSNSQPMGESLSWWFRNVPSTLMKTKEICFSRKILRFFRIGNYNCFLSTIAAEASYLQYCILEPYVNEVRALAVSCINNGGYKLHPYPLANLSKLLMMTESDLESFCKACGLEICTNEEGYNLLPTKQTTFRHPKDGFQSYIFVGLEQFER; encoded by the exons ATGGAGAGGCGAGGGCGTGGTCGTCTTCAACCTCGAAACGTTTCTTCTCGAGAATCAACGGTTTCTCGCACGAACAGGTTCGCTTCGAAACCCAACTCGACTCCCAAGTCCTCGAGCAGAGTTGCAAGTGGCGGTGAAAAAGCACAAAACGACGGCGTGGATGACCCTTCCGACCTTCCCGCCATTGTGGGTACTTGCCCTTTGATGTGCCCAG aaagagagagagctcagCGAGAGCGGCTTCGAGATTTAGCAGTGTTTGAGAGGCTAAATGGAAATCCAGCTCAATCATCTCCAGACCTTGCCGTTAAAAAG TTTTTCAGAACTATATCCACCAAACAAGTTGAAGCATCAGATGTCCGGCCGCTCCCTGTGTTGGAAGACACTTTAAATTatcttttaaacttttttgaTTCTAGAGAATATCCCTTTGAAGTGGTTCATGACTTCCTCTTTGATCGAACAAGGTCGATAAGGCAAGATCTTAGTATGCAGAATATTGTCAACAATAAAGTAATCCGCATGTATGAGAAAATG GTCAAATTTCATGTGATATGTCTTCACAAGCTTCAGCGTTGTAGCAGTCAAAATACTTCTTCCATGAATTACCTTAACAAGGAGCAGCTTGCAAAGACACTGACATCTCTATTTAATCTGTATGATGCAAATCGAGATTCCAATTCTACATATGAAAATGAAGCTGAGTTTTGTTCGTTTTATGTGCTACTTCATCTTGGTTCTAACAGCCAACCAATG GGGGAGTCACTTTCTTGGTGGTTTCGTAATGTTCCTTCCACGTTGATGAAAACTAAGGAAATTTGCTTTTCTCGAAAGATTTTACG ATTTTTCCGGATAGGCAACTATAATTGTTTCCTAAGCACTATAGCAGCTGAGGCATCTTATCTTCAATACTGCATTCTTGAACCTTATGTCAATGAG GTTCGAGCGCTAGCTGTGTCATGTATAAATAATGGTGGATACAAGCTTCATCCATACCCGCTGGCAAACTTATCCAAGCTCTTGATGATGACG GAATCAGATTTGGAATCATTTTGCAAAGCTTGTGGTCTTGAGATTTGTACAAATGAAGAAGGATATAATTTGCTACCTACTAAGCAAACCACCTTTCGTCATCCTAAGGATGGGTTTCAAAGCTATATATTTGTGGGTTTGGAACAATTTGAGAG
- the LOC18787701 gene encoding SAC3 family protein C isoform X4: MERRGRGRLQPRNVSSRESTVSRTNRFASKPNSTPKSSSRVASGGEKAQNDGVDDPSDLPAIVGTCPLMCPERERAQRERLRDLAVFERLNGNPAQSSPDLAVKKVKFHVICLHKLQRCSSQNTSSMNYLNKEQLAKTLTSLFNLYDANRDSNSTYENEAEFCSFYVLLHLGSNSQPMGESLSWWFRNVPSTLMKTKEICFSRKILRFFRIGNYNCFLSTIAAEASYLQYCILEPYVNEVRALAVSCINNGGYKLHPYPLANLSKLLMMTESDLESFCKACGLEICTNEEGYNLLPTKQTTFRHPKDGFQSYIFVGLEQFER, from the exons ATGGAGAGGCGAGGGCGTGGTCGTCTTCAACCTCGAAACGTTTCTTCTCGAGAATCAACGGTTTCTCGCACGAACAGGTTCGCTTCGAAACCCAACTCGACTCCCAAGTCCTCGAGCAGAGTTGCAAGTGGCGGTGAAAAAGCACAAAACGACGGCGTGGATGACCCTTCCGACCTTCCCGCCATTGTGGGTACTTGCCCTTTGATGTGCCCAG aaagagagagagctcagCGAGAGCGGCTTCGAGATTTAGCAGTGTTTGAGAGGCTAAATGGAAATCCAGCTCAATCATCTCCAGACCTTGCCGTTAAAAAG GTCAAATTTCATGTGATATGTCTTCACAAGCTTCAGCGTTGTAGCAGTCAAAATACTTCTTCCATGAATTACCTTAACAAGGAGCAGCTTGCAAAGACACTGACATCTCTATTTAATCTGTATGATGCAAATCGAGATTCCAATTCTACATATGAAAATGAAGCTGAGTTTTGTTCGTTTTATGTGCTACTTCATCTTGGTTCTAACAGCCAACCAATG GGGGAGTCACTTTCTTGGTGGTTTCGTAATGTTCCTTCCACGTTGATGAAAACTAAGGAAATTTGCTTTTCTCGAAAGATTTTACG ATTTTTCCGGATAGGCAACTATAATTGTTTCCTAAGCACTATAGCAGCTGAGGCATCTTATCTTCAATACTGCATTCTTGAACCTTATGTCAATGAG GTTCGAGCGCTAGCTGTGTCATGTATAAATAATGGTGGATACAAGCTTCATCCATACCCGCTGGCAAACTTATCCAAGCTCTTGATGATGACG GAATCAGATTTGGAATCATTTTGCAAAGCTTGTGGTCTTGAGATTTGTACAAATGAAGAAGGATATAATTTGCTACCTACTAAGCAAACCACCTTTCGTCATCCTAAGGATGGGTTTCAAAGCTATATATTTGTGGGTTTGGAACAATTTGAGAG